The nucleotide sequence CCACGCCGCCATGGAGCCCCTCAACGCCACCATCGAGCGTGCGGCGGACAGCTCGTTCGACGTCTATGCCGGCTGCCAGCTCCAGACGGTGGAGCAGGCGGTGGTGGCCGCGACGCTCGGCGTCACCCCCGACAAGGTGAGGCTGCACACGCAATGGGCCGGCGGCTCGTTCGGACGGCGCGCCACCCCGGGCGCCGACTACTTCGCCGAGGCCGCCGCGATCGTGAAGGCCTGGGACGGCAAGGCGCCGGTCCACCTCGTCTGGACCCGCGAAGACGACATGGCCGGCGGCTATTACCGGCCGCAGGTCTACCACACATTGCGGGCCGGGCTCGACGCCGAGGGACGGGTCACCGGCTGGCGCCACACCATGGTGGGCAAGTCGATCCTGGTCGGCTCGCCGTTCGAGGCGATGCTGGTGAAGAACGGCGTCGACGCGACCACGGTGGAGGGCGCCTCCGACACGCCCTACGCCCTGCCGGCCTACCGCTTCGAGGTCCATAACGGACGCGAGGGCGTGCCGGTCCTGTGGTGGCGCTCGGTCGGCCACACCCATACGGCCCACGTCATGGAGGTGTTCATCGACGAGCTGGCGCATGCCGCAGGGGCCGATCCGGTCGCCTACCGGCTGTCGCTGCTGACCCGGGCGCCACGTCTGTCGGGCGTGCTGCGGCTCGCCGCCGAGAAGGCGGGCTGGAGCGGGAAGTCCGCGGAGAAGGGCCGCGGCCTCGGCGTCGCCGTGCACGAATCCTTCGGCTCCTACGTGGCGATGGTCGCCGACGTGACGGCGGGCGATTCCGGCGTGCGAGTCAACCGCATCGTCGCGGCGGTCGATGTCGGCGTGGCGGTCAACCCGGACATCGTCCGCGCCCAGGTCGAGGGTGCGGTCGGCTTCGCCCTGTCCTCGGTGCTGCGCAACCGCATCACCCTGAAGGACGGCGTGGTGCAGGAGACGAATTTCGACAGCTACCAGCCGACCCGCATCTCCGAGATGCCCCGGGTCGAGGTCCACATCGTGCCCTCCGAGGTCGCCCCGACCGGCATCGGCGAGCCCGGCGTGCCGGTGCTGGCACCCGCGATCGCCAACGCGGTCTTCACCGCGACCGGCCAGCGTCTCCGCTCCCTGCCCCTCGACCTGTCAAACCTGCGCGGAGCGTAACGCCGATCGGGACGGCTCGGTCCGCGGACCTATGCCGATGAGGGTCGGATGCGGCTCGCCCTGCACCGGAGCGAGCGGGACATCGTGCGTCCGTGCGAGGAGCCGCTTCCGCAGCGGAGCGGCTTCGGCCGCGCGTTGATCGAGAAGGCCCTCCCCTACGCCCTCGACGCGCGCACGCGCTTCGAATTGGGCGAGACCACCCTGCACTGCTCCATCGACCCGCCGCTGACCGACCGGCGCGAATCGGCCGGTAGGAGATCCCCCCGCAAAGGGCAGCCTCGCCTGACGCGATGCACCCGCGCGTGTCATACGCCATCCGGTTGATGACTTCGGCCTCTCCTGCGTCATCGCGAGGCGAAGCCGTGGCGATCCAGGGCGCGCCCTGGATCGCTTCGCGGCCGCTCGCGATGACGGAGGGGGGGGCCAAACCCGAAGCGATCAAGCGGAAACGGTATCAGGTCGCATGGACGCGATCCCGACCTCACGGGCGCACCGCCAAGCGGTCTGCCCGCTGCGGGCTTACGCAAGGTCGCCCCATCACGCTCCCGAGAAGGGCCGCCGCGAAAGCCGTGCATCGAACAGGATTCTTTCTTTGTTATTTTCGTCGCTCGGCAGCAAAACTTCGAAGATCAAAGAGATGGCCAGGGATTAACGCTATCGTTTTGCCGACTTATACCAGACGGCGACGATCCCGGCTCGTCGCCGGCTGCCGGCGCGGCGGCGGGCGTCCACCGGACGCAGGGAAGACGACCATCGGTCGGCGTCCAGGCCGCTTGGTATGAGAGCCTGTTTGACCGGCCGCCGTGTCTTCGTCAGGCAACGGCAAGGCGAGAGGAAGATCCTACTCCCATCCTGAACCCTCATCCTGAGGTGCCGGAGCGCAGCGGAGGCCTCGAAGGGTGCTCCAGGAATCGCAGCGGGATCTGGAGCCCCCTTCGAGGCCGCTCACGCGGCACCTCAGGATGAGGGGCGAGATGGGATCACTGCAGTCAAACAGGCTCTGACTGACGGGGGGATCGACGGAACCGGGAGGCGGCGCCCTCCCCGGCTACGCCAGCGCCCCCTCGATCATCCGCGCGATGCCGAGCGCACGGCCGTCGTCGCCGAAGCGGGCGACCACCTGCACGCCGAGCGGCAGGCCGTCGCCGGGCACCGGGACGTTCACGCAGGGCACGCCCATCAGCGTCCAGAGCCGGTTGAAGCGCGCATCGCCCGTCGAACCGAGCCCCTTCGGCGCGCGGCCGACGCTGGAGACTGTCAGGATCGCGTCGAAGCCCGAAAACATTTCCTTGAGCAGGCGGCGCGCCCGGTGCGCGGCGCGGCGTGCGCCGTCGTAGTCGGCCGCGCCGAGATCCTGCGCCCGGTCGAGCTGGCCGCGCAGCACCGGCGGCAGGGCGTCGCGGTGGGCAGCGTATTCCCAGGCGAGCGCTTGGCGCGCCTCGAAATCCTGCACGGTCGGGTGCGCGGCCCAGGCCCGCGCCAGGGCTTCCGGCAGGACGAGGTCGCTCACCGCCGCACCGGCCCGCTCGGCGGCCCGCGCCGCGCGGGTCAGGGCCGCGACGGCATCCGCGTCGGGGCTGCCGGCGAAGTCCTGGAGGCAGAGCGCGAGGCGCGGGCGCTCGGGCGCGGGCGCCTCGATCCCCGGCCGGTCGGCGATCAGCGCCAGCGCGTGGGCGATGTCGGCCACCGAGGCGCCGAACAGGCCCACCGTGTCGAGCGCCCAGGAGAAGGTCTTGACGCCCACCGTCGGCAGCAGCCGGAACGAGGGCTTAATCGCCGCGACCCCGCAGAAGGCCGCCGGGCGGATCACCGAGCCGCCGGTCTGCGTGCCGAACGCCAGCGGCAGCAGCCCGGCCGCGACCGCGGCAGCCGAGCCCGAGGAGGAACCGCCGGGCGTGTGGCCGGGATCGCGCGGGTTGACGGTGGCGGCGGGGTCGAGGCCGGCGAAGGCCGTGGTCGCGGTCTTGGCCAGCGGCACGGCGCCGAGCGCCCGCAGCCGCGAGACGATGGCCGCATCGGCCCGCGGGCGCCAGCCGGCATAGAGGCCGGAGCCGTACTCGGTCGCCATGTCGGCGGTGTCGATGATGTCCTTGATCCCGACCGCGATGCCGGCAAGCGGCCCGCTCTCGGGTACAGGCGCCTCGGGCGCGAGACGCAGGACTGCGCCGATGGAGGAATCGCGCTCGGCGATCCGGGCCCGCGCCGCGCGGATCGCCTCCGCCGCCGGGAGGATGCCGCCCGCGATGCGGGCGCGGGTGTCGAGGAGCGAGATCATGCGCTCCGACTCGGGGCCCGTATCGGATCTGTCAACAGCGCTCCATCGAGAAGCCAAGCGCGATGCGGCATCGTTAGCGGCCCGTTTACGGGGTGGTGCGCATCCTGGGCACCATGTGGCGTAAAGCGTTAGCGTTCTCGGCCCTGGTGCTGTTCGGCGCGGGGCTCACGGGCTGTGCGATCAACCGGTTCGAGCGCCGGGAGGCATGGCGCGACCAGGCGGAGCAGATGTGCATCGCCCGCAAGCTCGTGCAGCCGACGGCCTACGTCTCGCTCGGCCGCGAGATCGACGGTCCCGGCCCCTGCGGCATGCAGCAGCCGTTCCGGGTCACCCGGCTCGGCAACGGAACGGTGGCGCTCAAGCAGCGGATGACGCTCGGCTGCCCGGCGCTCGCCGAGGCCGAGGCGTGGCTCGCCGACACGATCCAGCCCGCCGCCAACCTGTATTTCGGCGTGCCGGTCGCCGAGATCAACGCGGGCTCGTATTCCTGCCGGGGCCGCAACAATCAGGTCGGCGCCAAGCTGTCGGAGCATTCCTTCGGCAACGCCGTCGACATCATGTCCTTCACGCTCGCCGACGGCCACGTCATCACCGTGAAGGGTGGCTGGCGCGGCACCGAGGCCGAGCAGGCCTTTTTGCGCGAAGTGTTCGTGGGGGCGTGCGCCCGGTTCTCGACGGTGCTGGCGCCGGGCTCCAACGTGTTCCACTACGACCACATCCACGTCGATCTGGCGATGCACGACCCGCGCGGCCTGAAGCGCATCTGCAAGCCGCTGCTCAAGTTCGAGTCGCAGCTCACCGCGGCCGACGGCTCGCCCCGGCCGCTGGCCTCGCCTCGCCCGCCCGCGCGCCAGACCGTCCCGTCCCAGGCCCCCATCGACGTGGAGGAGGACGATCCCTACGGCATCGCACCGACCTCCGCGCGCACGACCGGCACCCGCGTCGCCCATGCGCCCGTCTCTCACGAACCCGTCTCCCATGCGCCGGCCGCTCCGGCACCCACGGCCTACACCGCGTCCCCGCCGAGCCGGCCGCGCTCTCCCGTCCCGGCCCACGACGCGGCCTACGAGCCGCTGTCGCTCGCCGCGCCGGGCCCGTCGAGCGAGCCGATCTATTGATCCCTTCGGGGTGTGCCCGGCACACCCCAGGGCGAGCCGAAAGCGGCGTCCGCGCCCGGTCCAAGCTTGACTTGGAGCGGGCGCGGCGCATCGTCTTTCGCCCATCCGGTGCCCGCCGCGATACGCCCCGCAGGAGCGGCGTCGCGCCGCGGCACCCTCAACAGGCGGACCAGAGCGGCATGCGCCCGAACCTTCCCCTCGCCGTCCTGGCGCTCGGCCTCGTCGCGGCCTCTTCCCTGCTGCCGGCTTACGCCCGATCGGGGCGCGAAGAGATCTCGCCGGCCGAGGAGCAGACCTTCCCCTACGACGCCGACATTCCCGGCTGCCAGGACGCCGACGTGCTGGAATCGGTCTCGACCCAGTTCGCCGAGAAGGAGGCGAAGTTCTGGAACTCGTCGCTGACGATCGTCTCCTACGAGCGGATCGAGCGCACGGCCTGGCGGCCCTACGGCGTCGACTTCATCCCGCGCCGCTTCTGCTCGGCCCTCGCCACCACCTCGGACGGGGTGCGGCGCAAGGTCGATTACTCGGTGCGCGAGAGCCTCGGCATCATCGGCTCGACCTGGGGCGTCGACTTCTGCGTCCACGGCCTCGACCGCAACAACGCCTACGCCTATGCCACCGCCTGCCGGATGGCCCGGCCCTGACCGGGCACGGGCCCAGCGGAAGGGCTCCGAAGTCCGGTCAGCTCTGTTCCCCCTCCGGCTCATCACCGCCGTCATTCCGGGGCCGCGCAGCGGAACCCGGACCCGAAGGGGCGCGCCGCAGGCGGGCCATCCACCCGTGATGCGTCACCGAAGCCGGGCGGCGGGGCCAGTCGTGGATTCCGGGCTCGCTTGTCAGCGCCCCGGAAGGACGATCGTCGGGTGTCGGGGTAGCCACCCCGCATCCCGAAAGCCTGTTTCGTTGACCTGGGTTCGCATCCCCGTGCCAAGCGGATGCAAGCTTGACTTGCAGGCCACGCCCGGCATCGTCCCGAGGCGTCCCCGATCCCGAGTCCCGCTCATGCCCCGCCTCCATCGCCTCGCCGCCCTGGCCCTCGGCCTCACCCTGGCCTCCGGCGCGCAGGCGCAGGATTTCGGCGGATTCCGCCGCGGCGGCGAGCCCGGCCGCTTCGACTTCTACGTTCTGGCCCTCTCTTGGTCGCCGACCTACTGCGACGGCGAAGGAGCGCGCCGCGACCGCAACGGCCAATGCGCCCCGGGCCGCGGCCTCGGCTTCGTCGTCCACGGGCTATGGCCGCAACACGAGCGCGGCTTCCCCTCGAACTGCTCGGCGGCGGAGCGCCCGCTCACCTGCAACGCGGTGGAGGCCGCGGGCGAGATCATGCCGAGCGAGGGGCTGGCCCGCCACGAGTGGCGCACCCACGGCACCTGCTCCGGCCTCGATCCGGTCGCCTACTTCAAGGCGGTGAAGACGGCCCGCGAAGCCGTGACGATCCCCGAGAGCTTCGTGAGGCCGGAGGGCGACACGCGGGCCGCACCGATCGAGATCGCCCGCCAGTTCGTGATGGCCAACAAGGGCCTGCGCCCGGACATGATGTCGGTGACCTGCCGCCGCGGCCAGTTGCAGGAGGTGCGGATCTGCTTCTCGAAGGATCTGCGCGGATTCACCCCCTGCCCCGAGGTGGCGCGCCGGAACTGCCGCGCGGGCGCGGTGGCGATCGAGACGGCGCGCTGACGCGCGAAGCACCGCCTTTTCGCTGAAGACACGGGTTTCGCCGGTTTTGGTTTTTCCGGAATCCGCATTATCTCCCGCGGTGGGGCCGGCAGGTGGCAGCCCGCCGGCCCCGTGTCATACCGTTTCCGATTGATCGCTTCGGGTTTCGTCCCCCCCTCCGTCCTCGCGAGCGGCCGCGAAGCGATCCAGGGCGCGGGCATGTCCGGAAAGGGCGCGCCCTGGATCGCCACGGCTTCGCCTCGCGATGACGCAGGAGAGGCCGAAGTCATCAACCGGATGGCGTCTCAGACGATCTTGCTCAGATCGGCGAGGTCGATGCTCTAGGCGCCAACCGTCTCGCGTTTTCGTCGCGGTGATGCTGGCCGCCCCGCCCGTCAACGGCGGCGGTCGAGCAGCCTCGGTTCACAGGGCTCCCGAGGTTGCGCCCTCATGTCCTGAATCCTGGAAACGCGCCCTGAACTACCGTCACGCCTTCCACGCCGGCAACTTCGCGGACGTGCTCAAGCATCTCGTGCTGACCCGCGTGCTCGTGCATCTGTGCGCCAAGGACAAGCCGTTCCGGGCGATCGACACCCATGCGGGACTCGGCGTCTACGATCTCGAAGCGGAGGAAGCCGGCCGCACGGGCGAGTGGCACGACGGCTTCGGCCGGCTCGATGCGCCGTTCGCCCCGGAGGTCGAGGCGCTGCTCGCGCCCTACCGCGCGGCGGTCGCCGCCGTGCGGGCCCGCCACGGCGTCACCACCTATCCCGGCTCGCCCGCGATCATCCGCGCGCATCTGCGCGCCGGCGACAAGGGCGTGTTCGTGGAGCTCCACCCGGCCGACGCCGCGACGCTGGCGCGGCGCTTCGCCAGCGATTCCCGCACCAAGGTGATGCATCTCGACGGCTGGACCGCTCTGAACGCGCTGATCCCTCCGCCCGAGCGCCGCGGCCTCGTGCTGATCGACCCGCCCTACGAGGAGCGCGGCGAGATCGATCGCCTCGGCATGAGCCTGCTCAAGGCCGTGCGGAAGTGGCCGACGGGCGTCTATCTCGGCTGGTATCCGATCAAGGACGTCCCGGGCGTCGACCGTATGGCCGCCGCGCTCGACGCGGGCCTGGAGCGGCCGGCGCTTCGCCTCGACCTGATGATCGAGCGGCCCGACGATCCGACGCGGCTCGCCGGCACCGGCCTCGTCGTCGTCAACCCGCCCTGGACGCTGGCGGCGGAGGCCGAGGCGTTTCTGCCCGCCCTCGCCGAGCGGCTCGCCCGCAGCGGCTACGGAGCGTTCCGCTGCGAGCGGCTCGGGCCGAGTGCCTGAAGCGATCCTGCCGGTGAATGGTGTCGGACCGCTCAAAGCCTCATTCGGCGCCGTCGCGATCCTGGATGGCTTCGCCTGACGGCTCGCAATGACGGGGAGCACCAGCCATCCGGGGCGCGATGCAGGCCGGATACAGAAATCCCGCTCCGTTCCGAAGCCGCCGAAGGCTCAGGCCGCGACCCGCCCCTCCAGCGGGAATACCTTGGCCGGGTTCATCAGCCAGGCGGGATCGAACACGTTGCGCACCCGCATCTGCTGATCGAGGTCGGCCTGCCCGTACTGGAAGCGCATCAGCTCGCGCTTCTCGATGCCGACGCCGTGTTCGCCGGTGAGGCAGCCGCCGACCTCGACGCAGAGCTTGAGGATCGCGTCGCCCGCGGCCTCGGCCTTCTGCAACTCGCCGGGCCGGTTGATGTCGAACAGGATCAGCGGATGCAGGTTGCCGTCGCCGGCATGGAACACGTTGGCGACGCGAAGACCCTGCTCCGCGCAGATCGCGCCGATCCGCTCCAGCACGTGGCCGAGCTGGCCCGTGGGGATCGTGCCGTCCATGCAGATGTAGTCGGAGATGCGCCCCGTGGCGCCGAAGGCGGATTTGCGCCCCTTCCAGATCGCGGCGGACTCGGCCTCCGACTTCGAGACGCGGATGCTCGTCGGGTTGAAGCCCGCGGCGATGGCCTCGATGCGGGCCAGCATGTCCGCGCATTCCTCGTCGGAGCCCTCGACCTCGATGATCAGCATCGCCGCGGCGTCGCGCGGGTAACCGGCCTTGGCGAAGTCGTCGGTGATGAGGATCGCCTCGCGGTCCATGTACTCGATGGCGACGGGGATGATGCCGGCGGCGATGATCGCCGCGGTGCAGGCGCCGGCATCCTCGACCGAGGCGAAGCCGACCAGGGCCGGCCGCGCGCCCTCGGCCGCGCGCAGGATGCGCACGGTCGCCTCGGTGACGATGCCGAGCTGGCCTTCCGAACCGCAGATCAGGCCGAGCAGGTCGTAGCCGGCGGCGTCGAGATGCTCGCCGCCGATCTCGACCACGGTGCCGTCGTTGGTCACCAGCGTCACGCCCATCAGGTTGTTGGTGGTCACGCCGTATTTCAGGCAGTGCGCTCCCCCCGAGTTCATGGCGATGTTGCCGGCGATGGTGCAGGCGAGCTGGCTCGACGGGTCGGGGGCGTAGAAGAAGCCCTCGTGCGCCACCGCGCCGGAGATGGCGAGGTTGGTGATGCCGGCCTCGACCCGGGCGGTGCGATTGGCGAAGTCGAGGTCGAGGATGCGGGTCATCTTGCCCACGCCGAGGATGATCGCGTCTTCCTGGGCGATGGCCCCGCCGGCGAGCGAGGTGCCGGCACCGCGGGCCACCACCGGCACGCCGTTGGCATGGCAGAAGGCCATCACGGCGGACACCTCCCGCGTCGTGGAGGGCAGCACCACGGCGAGCGGCATCTTGCGGTAGGCGGTCAGCCCGTCGGTCTCGAAGGCGCGGCGCTCGTCCTCGCTCGTCACCAGGGCCTCGGGCGCGACCAGGGCCGACAGGCCCGCGATGATGGAATCGCGGCGGGCGACGACGTCCGCATCCGGGACGGGGAAGGCAATCGACATGGCCGGCATCTCCTCCGAAAGGTCGCCTCGAGGCCGTTCGCCCGGCTGGGCGCGGGACTTCCGATTTCGTCGCGTCGTCGGGCGGTTCACGGGCAACGCGATCCGACCTTCAGCCGCGCTTCAGGCCGAGCATCGCAAGGTTCGCCCGGACGCTATCGAGCCGAAGTCCGGCCGAAAGTCCACAGGGATGCAGGGCGGTTCCCTGTCCCTCATGCGGTCGCCGACTGGACGGCAGGCCGGCGCAGTCTATATCTGTTCTAAGGCAAAAGGCTCTGCCATAAGCAAGCCGGCTTCGGCCGATCCAAGGAGGAAAACAACGATGCGTCATCTCATCCTCGGCGCCGCGCTCGCGGTGCTGCTGCCTGTCGCCGCCCACGCCGAGGGCGATGCCGCCGCTGGCGAGAAGGCGTTCGCTCCCTGCAAGGCCTGCCACAACTTCGAGAAGAACGGCGTCGGCCCGACCCTGAAGGGCGTCGTCGGGTCCAAGGCCGGCGAGGGTGCCGACGGCTACGCCTTCTCCGACGCGATGAAGAAGTCCGGCATCACCTGGGACGAGGCCAACCTCAAGGAGTGGCTCACCGATCCGAAGAAGAAGGTGCCCGGCACCAAGATGGTCTTCCCGGGCATCAAGGATCCGAAGAAGGTCGACGACATCATCGCCTATCTCAAGACCAAGTCCTGAGGCCCGACGCCTTCGGGCTCGTCCGGCCGACACGGAAAGCCGCCCCTCGGGGCGGCTTTTCTCGTCGTGAGGGCCTTTTCGCGCGAATGCGTCAGCAGGGGGAAGCCGTTTCCGGCATCTCGACACTGCCGGCGCGGGCATGAAGTTCGTCGCGCATCGAAGCGAGGCTTTCGAGGAGCGTGCGCCGCTGGTCGAGGGTCATGCCGGTCATGCCGCCCACCGTGTGGGGCAGGCAGTCCATCTTGCCCTTGAGCCCGCGCCCCTTCTCCGTGAGGAAGATGCTGACCTGGCGCTCGTCCGGCCGGTCGCGGGCGCGGCGGACATGGCCCGAGGCCTCCAGGCGCTTGAGCAGCGGCGTGAGGGTTCCGGAATCGAGGAACAGCCGGCTGCCGATCTCCTTGACCGACAGACCCTCCTCCTCCCACAGCACCAGCAGAACGAGGTATTGCGGGTAGGTCAATTCGTGATGGGCCAGCAGGCTGCGATAAGCGCGGCCGAAGGCATGCGCTGCCGCGTAAACGGCGAAGCAGAGCTGGTTGTCCAGGAATTGCGGGTCATCGCGGCCCGGTTGACTCATGGCACTCTTCCTCGGTGCGCACACTGCGCACTGGCTCTTCCGGACGCGCGAACGCGCCCGGCACCGGCGATATGGGGGCGGCGAGCCGCCTTCGCGAATCGTGCGGCCGCTCCCGCGATCCGCCGCCACCTTCGGTGGAACGACCTGCACGGAATGGCAACCGCTCCGCGCGGCACTTCGCCCTCTCCGCGCCGCGCGTTCCGGCCGATGGCAGCCCACGCGGCGGAATCCCTGCGGCGGACCTAAGCCCTGAACCCTAAAGAAAAATCCTCGTGGGTACAATCGAACCACGCGCATGGCTTTCGCCTTCATCCGCATGGACCGCGCCTTTTCCGTGCTGCGCGGGAGGTGCGACGCTACCCCTCGTCGCGCTTGGCCGGTGCCAGCGGCGTGATCCGCAGCGTGGTGATGCGGTTCTTGGCCTTGCGCAGCACCTGGAAGCGGAAGCCGTGGAAGCTGAAGGCGGTGCCGGCATCGGGGATCGCCCGGGCCTCGTGGATGACGAGCCCGGCCACCGTGGTCGCCTCGGCGTCGGGCAGGTTCCAGTCCATCGCCCGGTTGAGATCGCGGATCGGCACGCCGCCATCGGCGTGGACCGAGCCGTCGGGCTGCGGGCGCACGCCGGAGACGGCGACGTCGTGCTCGTCGGCGATGTCGCCGACGATCTCCTCCAGGATGTCCTCCAGCGTCACGAGGCCCATCACCTCGCCGTACTCGTCGACGACGAGGGCGAAGTGGGTCTTGCGCGCCAGGAACGCCTTGAGCTGGTCGCGCAGGGTGGTGGTGCCGGGCACGAACCACGTCTCCAGCGCCAGCGCCTCGACCCTGAGGGAGGCCGCATCGCCCCCGGCGGCGGCGAGCGCCCGCAGCAGATCCTTGGCGTGGAGCACGCCGACGATGTTCTCGTGGCCGTCCCGCCAGAGCGGCATGCGGGTGTAGGGCGAGGCCAGCACAGCGCGCACGATCTCCTCGGGCGGCAGGCTCGCGTCGATGGTGCGCATCTTGGTGCGGTGGACCATCACCTCGGAGACGGTCAGCTCGTCGAGGTCGAGCAGCCCGCCCAGCATGTCGCGGTCGGACTTCTCGACCCCGCCCTCGCGGTGCAGCAGGGCGACCTGGCCGCGGATCTCCTCCCGCGGCGTCAGGATCGAGCGGCCGGCATCGATGGAGAGACCGAGCGGGCGCAGCATGGCCCGCACCAGCCCCTCCACCGCCAGCGCCGGCGGGCCCAGGATGCCGACCGCGTAGGCCACCGGCCGGGCCGAGGCCAGGGCGATCCGGTCGGGATTGTTGATCGACAGGATCTTCGGCAGCACCTGCGCGAAGACGATGACGAGCACCGAGGTCGCGGCGGTGGCGTAGAGCACGCCTTCCCGGCCGAACAGGCTCGTGAGCACCGCGGCGGTGAAGGCCGAGGCTCCGATCGCCACCACGTTGTAGCCGATCAGCATGGCGCCGATGAAGCGCTCGCGGTCATCGAGGATGCGGTTGACCAGGGCCGCCCGGCGGCTGCCGCCGGTCTCCAGGGACAGCATCCGCGCCCGCGAGGCGGCGGTGTAGGCGGTCTCCGCCCCGGCGAAGAAGGCGGACAGGATCAGAGCGATCAGGACGATCGCCCCGGCGAGCCAGAATTCGGTACGGTCCATGGGCGCGGCAGGTCCGGGGGCAGGTCTTCTGCACGGGCGGCGAGCCCGCCGTCCTCGCGCATTCTATCGCGGCGCGGCGAGACTTTGGAGTTTCGGGGATGGAGCCCGGCGCCCCCCTCCCCTCCGCGGGAGAGGGTGGCTCCCGAAGGGGTCGGGCAAGGGGGCGCCGCTTCCGGATGGACCTGAGCAGGTCCCTCTCCCGCCTCGCATCCGCGAGGCATCCTCCCCCGCGGAGGGGAGGGCTTTTCGCACGCCCCTCTCATACCAAGCGGCGCCGATCCGGACCGATGGTCGGGATCGGCGCATCCGGCGGATGATCGCCGCCCCGCGGTCGCGGGGGCAGCCGACGATGCGTGATCCTCATCGCCGCTTGGTATGATACGATATCCGGTTGCTGACTTCGGCCTCTCCTGCGTCATCGCGAGGCGAAGCCGTGGCGATCCAGGGCGCGAACTTTCCGGACAGGTCGCGCCCTGGATCGCTTCGCGGCCGCTCGCGATGACGGAGGGGGCCCAAGCCCGAAGCGATCAATCGGAAACGGTATCAGAGCCTGTTTGACGGCCGACGTGTCTTCGCCAGGCAACGGCAAGGCGAGCGGAAAGCCATGGCTCCCATCCCCACCTTCAGCCTGAGGGGCGAGATGGGATCACCGCAGTCGAACAGGCTCTCAGCC is from Methylorubrum populi and encodes:
- a CDS encoding amidase translates to MISLLDTRARIAGGILPAAEAIRAARARIAERDSSIGAVLRLAPEAPVPESGPLAGIAVGIKDIIDTADMATEYGSGLYAGWRPRADAAIVSRLRALGAVPLAKTATTAFAGLDPAATVNPRDPGHTPGGSSSGSAAAVAAGLLPLAFGTQTGGSVIRPAAFCGVAAIKPSFRLLPTVGVKTFSWALDTVGLFGASVADIAHALALIADRPGIEAPAPERPRLALCLQDFAGSPDADAVAALTRAARAAERAGAAVSDLVLPEALARAWAAHPTVQDFEARQALAWEYAAHRDALPPVLRGQLDRAQDLGAADYDGARRAAHRARRLLKEMFSGFDAILTVSSVGRAPKGLGSTGDARFNRLWTLMGVPCVNVPVPGDGLPLGVQVVARFGDDGRALGIARMIEGALA
- a CDS encoding extensin family protein → MWRKALAFSALVLFGAGLTGCAINRFERREAWRDQAEQMCIARKLVQPTAYVSLGREIDGPGPCGMQQPFRVTRLGNGTVALKQRMTLGCPALAEAEAWLADTIQPAANLYFGVPVAEINAGSYSCRGRNNQVGAKLSEHSFGNAVDIMSFTLADGHVITVKGGWRGTEAEQAFLREVFVGACARFSTVLAPGSNVFHYDHIHVDLAMHDPRGLKRICKPLLKFESQLTAADGSPRPLASPRPPARQTVPSQAPIDVEEDDPYGIAPTSARTTGTRVAHAPVSHEPVSHAPAAPAPTAYTASPPSRPRSPVPAHDAAYEPLSLAAPGPSSEPIY
- a CDS encoding cytochrome c family protein yields the protein MRHLILGAALAVLLPVAAHAEGDAAAGEKAFAPCKACHNFEKNGVGPTLKGVVGSKAGEGADGYAFSDAMKKSGITWDEANLKEWLTDPKKKVPGTKMVFPGIKDPKKVDDIIAYLKTKS
- a CDS encoding ribonuclease T2 — translated: MPRLHRLAALALGLTLASGAQAQDFGGFRRGGEPGRFDFYVLALSWSPTYCDGEGARRDRNGQCAPGRGLGFVVHGLWPQHERGFPSNCSAAERPLTCNAVEAAGEIMPSEGLARHEWRTHGTCSGLDPVAYFKAVKTAREAVTIPESFVRPEGDTRAAPIEIARQFVMANKGLRPDMMSVTCRRGQLQEVRICFSKDLRGFTPCPEVARRNCRAGAVAIETAR
- a CDS encoding MarR family transcriptional regulator → MSQPGRDDPQFLDNQLCFAVYAAAHAFGRAYRSLLAHHELTYPQYLVLLVLWEEEGLSVKEIGSRLFLDSGTLTPLLKRLEASGHVRRARDRPDERQVSIFLTEKGRGLKGKMDCLPHTVGGMTGMTLDQRRTLLESLASMRDELHARAGSVEMPETASPC
- a CDS encoding xanthine dehydrogenase family protein molybdopterin-binding subunit, encoding MSRLAASHHPEPGMLKLDLTEALSAEAVAGSARESASNRDDVPAPSRRAFLAGAAAGAVLLAFRLDLKGARAAEGSDALAKMPAQPNAFVRIAADDSVTVTIKHLDMGQGNTTGLATILADELDADWVQMRVAFALADAKLYANGLMGPVQGTGGSTAIANSWFQLRKAGAAARAMLVSAAAETWGVPAAEITVAKGVLAHKSGRQGRFGAFAEAAAAKPVPQDPRLKSPGEWTLIGRRVPRIDSAAKTDGTAIYSLDIRRPGQVTAVVAHPPRFGASVRRVDSQAAQGMPGVLGIVAIPTGVAVIARDTWSAMKAREALKVEWDDSAAETRSSEAILAEYRETAKTPGLVASQRGDADSAIKGAAKVLEAEFSFPYLAHAAMEPLNATIERAADSSFDVYAGCQLQTVEQAVVAATLGVTPDKVRLHTQWAGGSFGRRATPGADYFAEAAAIVKAWDGKAPVHLVWTREDDMAGGYYRPQVYHTLRAGLDAEGRVTGWRHTMVGKSILVGSPFEAMLVKNGVDATTVEGASDTPYALPAYRFEVHNGREGVPVLWWRSVGHTHTAHVMEVFIDELAHAAGADPVAYRLSLLTRAPRLSGVLRLAAEKAGWSGKSAEKGRGLGVAVHESFGSYVAMVADVTAGDSGVRVNRIVAAVDVGVAVNPDIVRAQVEGAVGFALSSVLRNRITLKDGVVQETNFDSYQPTRISEMPRVEVHIVPSEVAPTGIGEPGVPVLAPAIANAVFTATGQRLRSLPLDLSNLRGA
- the rlmJ gene encoding 23S rRNA (adenine(2030)-N(6))-methyltransferase RlmJ, whose translation is MLKHLVLTRVLVHLCAKDKPFRAIDTHAGLGVYDLEAEEAGRTGEWHDGFGRLDAPFAPEVEALLAPYRAAVAAVRARHGVTTYPGSPAIIRAHLRAGDKGVFVELHPADAATLARRFASDSRTKVMHLDGWTALNALIPPPERRGLVLIDPPYEERGEIDRLGMSLLKAVRKWPTGVYLGWYPIKDVPGVDRMAAALDAGLERPALRLDLMIERPDDPTRLAGTGLVVVNPPWTLAAEAEAFLPALAERLARSGYGAFRCERLGPSA
- a CDS encoding FAD-binding protein; amino-acid sequence: MSIAFPVPDADVVARRDSIIAGLSALVAPEALVTSEDERRAFETDGLTAYRKMPLAVVLPSTTREVSAVMAFCHANGVPVVARGAGTSLAGGAIAQEDAIILGVGKMTRILDLDFANRTARVEAGITNLAISGAVAHEGFFYAPDPSSQLACTIAGNIAMNSGGAHCLKYGVTTNNLMGVTLVTNDGTVVEIGGEHLDAAGYDLLGLICGSEGQLGIVTEATVRILRAAEGARPALVGFASVEDAGACTAAIIAAGIIPVAIEYMDREAILITDDFAKAGYPRDAAAMLIIEVEGSDEECADMLARIEAIAAGFNPTSIRVSKSEAESAAIWKGRKSAFGATGRISDYICMDGTIPTGQLGHVLERIGAICAEQGLRVANVFHAGDGNLHPLILFDINRPGELQKAEAAGDAILKLCVEVGGCLTGEHGVGIEKRELMRFQYGQADLDQQMRVRNVFDPAWLMNPAKVFPLEGRVAA